A genomic region of Gossypium hirsutum isolate 1008001.06 chromosome D01, Gossypium_hirsutum_v2.1, whole genome shotgun sequence contains the following coding sequences:
- the LOC107921598 gene encoding glutathione S-transferase U9 gives MEKQNKVLLLGIWASPYTKRVELALKLKGVSYEYVEEDMFNKSPLVFKYNPIHQRLPILVHNGNPIVESLVIIEYIDETWKNGPPILPADPYKKSQLRFWATFIHQSQLFETMVKVLKSDGEEQEKDINKMLETIKVLEEGLKDIFPDDNNVGYLDFVICSVFSFHVAMEEVLGIKMVDSEKTPLLHSWVTKLNHLALVKETMAPNHILVEVLKVVRQKALKAASAT, from the exons ATGGAGAAGCAGAACAAAGTGCTGCTACTCGGAATATGGGCGAGTCCATACACAAAAAGGGTAGAGTTGGCACTCAAGCTTAAAGGCGTATCCTACGAGTATGTTGAAGAAGATATGTTTAACAAAAGTCCATTGGTGTTCAAGTACAATCCTATTCACCAAAGGCTTCCAATACTTGTTCACAATGGAAATCCCATTGTTGAGTCGCTTGTCATCATTGAATACATTGATGAAACTTGGAAAAATGGCCCCCCAATTTTGCCTGCTGATCCCTACAAAAAGAGCCAACTTCGCTTCTGGGCTACCTTCATTCATCAGTCGCAG TTGTTTGAGACAATGGTTAAAGTTTTGAAATCTGATGgagaagaacaagaaaaagacATAAACAAGATGTTGGAGACAATAAAGGTATTGGAGGAGGGACTGAAGGACATTTTCCCAGACGACAACAACGTGGGATACCTTGACTTTGTAATATGTTCAGTGTTTAGCTTCCATGTTGCCATGGAAGAGGTCCTTGGGATTAAAATGGTAGACTCGGAGAAGACCCCACTGCTACACTCTTGGGTGACGAAGCTAAACCATTTAGCTTTGGTGAAAGAGACAATGGCTCCCAACCACATACTGGTTGAGGTTCTTAAGGTCGTCCGACAGAAAGCACTGAAAGCCGCTTCTGCTACTTGA
- the LOC107921895 gene encoding BRASSINOSTEROID INSENSITIVE 1-associated receptor kinase 1-like: protein MALGSCLRERPESQAPLDWAVRKQIALGAARGLAYLHDHCDPKIIHRDVKAANILLDEEFEVVVGDFGLAKLMHYKDTHVTTAVRGTIGHIAPEYLSTGKSLEKTDVFGYGVMLLELITRQRAFDLARLANDDDVMQPLPLRAAQDLIRFLHQPVYHSQRFKLWLSYFEIYGGKLFDLLSDRK from the exons ATGGCTTTAGGTTCCTGTTTAAGAG AACGTCCGGAATCTCAAGCACCACTTGATTGGGCTGTAAGGAAACAGATTGCATTAGGAGCTGCAAGGGGGCTTGCATATTTGCATGATCATTGTGACCCTAAGATTATACACCGTGATGTAAAGGCTGCAAATATATTGTTGGATGAGGAATTTGAAGTAGTTGTCGGAGACTTTGGATTGGCCAAATTAATGCACTACAAAGATACGCACGTCACAACTGCTGTTCGTGGCACAATTGGTCACATAGCTCCTGAATACCTATCAACTGGAAAGTCATTAGAGAAAACTGATGTTTTTGGCTACGGTGTCATGCTTCTTGAACTCATTACAAGACAGAGGGCTTTCGATCTAGCTCGGCTTGCAAATGATGATGATGTCATGCAGCCATTACCTCTCAGAGCTGCACAAGACCTCATTAGATTCTTGCATCAGCCTGTTTATCATAGTCAGAGATTTAAATTGTGGCTTAGCTATTTTGAGATATATGGTGGAAAACTCTTTGACCTTTTGAGTGATAGAAAGtaa
- the LOC107922146 gene encoding adagio protein 3 isoform X1: MSKGEEVMQSSGKRQRFAKDEVKRQEMEEQQQQEDDDEEEESQLPKKPGLLYYPTTPTSFVVSDALEPDFPIIYVNKVFEVFTGYRADEVLGRNCRFLQYRDQCAQRRHPLVDPFVVSEIRRCLEEGIEFQGELLNFRKDGTPLVNILKLAPIHDDDGIVTHIIGIQVFSEAKLDLNRVSYPVFKETCNQQLDESAQYSHFSNPPFSQHREICGILQLSDEVLAHNILSRLTPRDVASIGSVCRRIRQLTKNEHVRKMVCQNAWGREVTGTLEMMTKKLGWGRLARELTTLEAVCWRKLTVGGAVEPSRCNFSACAAGNRLVLFGGEGVNMQPMDDTFVLNLDAANPAWQRVSVESSPPGRWGHTLSCLNGSWLVVFGGCGRQGLLNDVFVLDLDAKQPTWKEVSGGAPPLPRSWHSSCTIDGSKLVVSGGCTDAGVLLSDTYLLDLTTDKPTWKEIPTSWAPPSRLGHSLSVYGRTKILMFGGLAKSGNLRLRSGEAYTIDLEDEEPQWRQLDCSAFTSVGSQNAVVPPPRLDHVAVSMPCGRIIIFGGSIAGLHSPSQLFLLDPSEEKPSWRTLNVPGQPPKFAWGHSTCVVGGTRVLVLGGHTGEEWILNELHELCLASRQDSDSS, from the exons atgtCTAAAGGAGAAGAAGTGATGCAAAGCAGTGGAAAACGGCAACGATTTGCAAAAGATGAAGTAAAACGACAAGAAATGGAGGAACAACAACaacaagaagatgatgatgaagaagaagagagCCAGCTTCCGAAGAAACCAGGACTATTGTATTACCCTACAACTCCGACTTCTTTCGTTGTTTCCGATGCTTTGGAGCCCGATTTCCCTATTATTTATGTCAACAAAGTCTTCGAGGTTTTCACCGGTTACCGAGCCGACGAAGTCCTTGGTAGGAACTG TCGGTTTTTACAGTATAGAGATCAATGTGCTCAAAGACGGCACCCTTTGGTAGATCCTTTTGTTGTTTCTGAGATCCGGAGATGTCTTGAGGAAGGTATTGAATTCCAAGGTGAGCTTCTGAATTTCAGGAAGGATGGCACTCCATTGGTGAACATATTGAAACTTGCACCTATACATGATGATGATGGAATAGTCACACACATTATTGGTATTCAAGTGTTTTCTGAAGCAAAACTAGATCTGAATCGTGTATCATATCCGGTTTTCAAAGAGACTTGTAATCAGCAGTTGGATGAGTCTGCTCAATACTCTCATTTCAGCAATCCACCATTCAGTCAGCATCGAGAAATATGTGGGATACTCCAGCTCTCTGATGAAGTTTTGGCTCATAACATTTTATCTCGGTTAACACCGAGAGATGTCGCTTCTATTGGATCTGTCTGTAGAAGGATACGACAATTAACAAAAAATGAGCATGTGAGAAAGATGGTATGTCAAAATGCCTGGGGAAGAGAGGTCACTGGTACACTGGAAATGATGACAAAAAAGCTGGGATGGGGACGTCTTGCCAGAGAGCTGACCACTCTTGAGGCAGTTTGTTGGAGGAAACTGACTGTAGGTGGTGCTGTGGAGCCTTCACGTTGCAACTTCAGTGCATGTGCAGCAGGGAACCGTCTAGTCCTTTTCGGAGGCGAGGGAGTCAATATGCAGCCTATGGATGACACGTTTGTTCTCAACCTTGATGCTGCAAATCCAGCGTGGCAGCGTGTAAGTGTGGAATCATCCCCTCCAGGGCGTTGGGGCCATACTCTTTCATGCCTAAATGGTTCCTGGTTGGTGGTCTTTGGAGGATGTGGAAGACAAGGATTGCTCAATGACGTCTTTGTCCTTGACTTGGATGCCAAACAACCTACATGGAAAGAAGTTTCTGGTGGTGCTCCCCCTCTCCCTAGATCTTGGCATAGCTCTTGCACAATAGACGGTTCTAAGTTGGTTGTGTCTGGTGGGTGCACGGATGCGGGGGTGCTTCTCAGTGACACGTATCTGTTGGATCTTACTACAGACAAGCCAACATGGAAAGAGATTCCGACATCATGGGCACCCCCATCAAGGTTGGGCCATTCGCTTTCAGTTTATGGGCGTACTAAAATTCTTATGTTTGGGGGGCTTGCAAAGAGCGGGAACTTGCGATTGCGATCAGGTGAAGCCTACACCATTGATTTGGAGGACGAAGAACCACAGTGGCGGCAACTGGACTGTAGTGCCTTCACCAGTGTTGGTAGCCAAAATGCTGTGGTACCTCCTCCTAGACTGGATCATGTTGCGGTAAGCATGCCTTGTGGGAGGATAATTATATTTGGTGGTTCAATTGCAGGGTTGCACTCTCCTTCTCAGCTGTTTCTCCTGGATCCTTCGGAGGAGAAACCATCATGGAGGACACTGAATGTTCCTGGGCAACCACCAAAATTTGCTTGGGGACATAGTACATGTGTGGTTGGAGGGACCAGGGTGTTGGTGTTGGGCGGACACACGGGGGAGGAGTGGATACTCAATGAGTTGCATGAGTTGTGTTTAGCAAGCAGGCAGGACTCGGACTCAAGCTGA
- the LOC107922146 gene encoding adagio protein 3 isoform X2, whose protein sequence is MSKGEEVMQSSGKRQRFAKDEVKRQEMEEQQQQEDDDEEEESQLPKKPGLLYYPTTPTSFVVSDALEPDFPIIYVNKVFEVFTGYRADEVLGRNCRFLQYRDQCAQRRHPLVDPFVVSEIRRCLEEGIEFQGELLNFRKDGTPLVNILKLAPIHDDDGIVTHIIGIQVFSEAKLDLNRVSYPVFKETCNQQLDESAQYSHFSNPPFSQHREICGILQLSDEVLAHNILSRLTPRDVASIGSVCRRIRQLTKNEHVRKMVCQNAWGREVTGTLEMMTKKLGWGRLARELTTLEAVCWRKLTVGGAVEPSRCNFSACAAGNRLVLFGGEGVNMQPMDDTFVLNLDAANPAWQRVSVESSPPGRWGHTLSCLNGSWLVVFGGCGRQGLLNDVFVLDLDAKQPTWKEVSGGAPPLPRSWHSSCTIDGSKLVVSGGCTDAGVLLSDTYLLDLTTDKPTWKEIPTSWAPPSRLGHSLSVYGRTKILMFGGLAKSGNLRLRSGEAYTIDLEDEEPQWRQLDCSAFTSVGSQNAVGCTLLLSCFSWILRRRNHHGGH, encoded by the exons atgtCTAAAGGAGAAGAAGTGATGCAAAGCAGTGGAAAACGGCAACGATTTGCAAAAGATGAAGTAAAACGACAAGAAATGGAGGAACAACAACaacaagaagatgatgatgaagaagaagagagCCAGCTTCCGAAGAAACCAGGACTATTGTATTACCCTACAACTCCGACTTCTTTCGTTGTTTCCGATGCTTTGGAGCCCGATTTCCCTATTATTTATGTCAACAAAGTCTTCGAGGTTTTCACCGGTTACCGAGCCGACGAAGTCCTTGGTAGGAACTG TCGGTTTTTACAGTATAGAGATCAATGTGCTCAAAGACGGCACCCTTTGGTAGATCCTTTTGTTGTTTCTGAGATCCGGAGATGTCTTGAGGAAGGTATTGAATTCCAAGGTGAGCTTCTGAATTTCAGGAAGGATGGCACTCCATTGGTGAACATATTGAAACTTGCACCTATACATGATGATGATGGAATAGTCACACACATTATTGGTATTCAAGTGTTTTCTGAAGCAAAACTAGATCTGAATCGTGTATCATATCCGGTTTTCAAAGAGACTTGTAATCAGCAGTTGGATGAGTCTGCTCAATACTCTCATTTCAGCAATCCACCATTCAGTCAGCATCGAGAAATATGTGGGATACTCCAGCTCTCTGATGAAGTTTTGGCTCATAACATTTTATCTCGGTTAACACCGAGAGATGTCGCTTCTATTGGATCTGTCTGTAGAAGGATACGACAATTAACAAAAAATGAGCATGTGAGAAAGATGGTATGTCAAAATGCCTGGGGAAGAGAGGTCACTGGTACACTGGAAATGATGACAAAAAAGCTGGGATGGGGACGTCTTGCCAGAGAGCTGACCACTCTTGAGGCAGTTTGTTGGAGGAAACTGACTGTAGGTGGTGCTGTGGAGCCTTCACGTTGCAACTTCAGTGCATGTGCAGCAGGGAACCGTCTAGTCCTTTTCGGAGGCGAGGGAGTCAATATGCAGCCTATGGATGACACGTTTGTTCTCAACCTTGATGCTGCAAATCCAGCGTGGCAGCGTGTAAGTGTGGAATCATCCCCTCCAGGGCGTTGGGGCCATACTCTTTCATGCCTAAATGGTTCCTGGTTGGTGGTCTTTGGAGGATGTGGAAGACAAGGATTGCTCAATGACGTCTTTGTCCTTGACTTGGATGCCAAACAACCTACATGGAAAGAAGTTTCTGGTGGTGCTCCCCCTCTCCCTAGATCTTGGCATAGCTCTTGCACAATAGACGGTTCTAAGTTGGTTGTGTCTGGTGGGTGCACGGATGCGGGGGTGCTTCTCAGTGACACGTATCTGTTGGATCTTACTACAGACAAGCCAACATGGAAAGAGATTCCGACATCATGGGCACCCCCATCAAGGTTGGGCCATTCGCTTTCAGTTTATGGGCGTACTAAAATTCTTATGTTTGGGGGGCTTGCAAAGAGCGGGAACTTGCGATTGCGATCAGGTGAAGCCTACACCATTGATTTGGAGGACGAAGAACCACAGTGGCGGCAACTGGACTGTAGTGCCTTCACCAGTGTTGGTAGCCAAAATGCTGTG GGTTGCACTCTCCTTCTCAGCTGTTTCTCCTGGATCCTTCGGAGGAGAAACCATCATGGAGGACACTGA